A window of Vidua chalybeata isolate OUT-0048 chromosome 27, bVidCha1 merged haplotype, whole genome shotgun sequence contains these coding sequences:
- the ARMC6 gene encoding armadillo repeat-containing protein 6 isoform X3 translates to MGSKQISQETFDDAVQENIAEFEMEPEEAVREAVQQFESQGVDLSNIVKAVRPPASENGQSQKHQILLTLECLGRAVAERDVAQLPEQLSALAAQCKEQPALRYVAGQNGACPAVLSACQLAAPDRALLLQAFSTLATLLDGQPDLLDAAGRELLLRCLRERRGDAEVTLAGIRCVRHACLKHEHNRQGFVKGGVLPLLTGAIAQHGSSAEVVRTAASALRVMTFDDDIRVPFGHAHDHAKMIVLENDGLRVLIEAAKAFTDNSGVLSELCATLSRLSVRNEFCQEIVDLGGLNFMVALLADCMEHPDVVKQVLSAIRAVAGNDDVKDAIVDAGATDLIVLAISHHLGNPQICEQGCAALCMLALRKPENCGVIMESGGALAALQAMKAHPREVAVQAATQCSPLSP, encoded by the exons ATGGGCTCCAAGCAGATCAGCCAGGAGACGTTCGATGACGCGGTGCAGGAGAACATCGCCGAGTTCGAGATGGAGCCCGAGGAGGCCGTGAGGGAAGCGGTGCAGCAGTTCGAGTCCCAAG GTGTGGACCTGAGCAATATTGTGAAAGCTGTGCGACCTCCTGCCTCTGAGAACGGGCAGAGTCAAAAGCATCAAATCCTGCTG ACCCTGGAGTGCCTGGGCAGAGCCGTGGCAGAGCGGGACGTGGCCCAGCTGCCCGAGCAGCTGTCGGCCTTGGCGGCGCAGTGCAAGGAGCAGCCGGCCTTGCGCTACGTGGCCGGCCAGAACGGCGCCTGCCCCGCCGTGCTCTCCGCCTGCCAGCTGGCCGCCCCGGACAGGGCTTTGCTGCTCCAAGCCTTCTCCACGCTGGCCACGCTGCTGGACGGGCAGCCAGACCTGCTGGacgcggcggggcgggagctgctgctgcgctgcctgcgggagcggcgcggggaCGCCGAGGTGACGCTGGCCGGGATCCGCTGCGTGCGCCACGCCTGCCTCAAGCACGAGCACAACAGGCAGGGCTTCGTCAAGGGTGGCGTCCTCCCTCTCCTCACCGGGGCCATCGCCCAGCACGGCAGCAGCGCTGAGGTGGTCAGGACGGCGGCCTCGGCCCTCAGGGTGATGACCTTCGACGACGACATCCGTGTGCCCTTCGGTCACGCCCACGACCACGCCAAGATGATTGTCTTGGAGAACGATGGGCTGAGAGTCCTCATCGAGGCTGCAAAAG CCTTCACGGATAACTCCGGGGTTCTCAGTGAGCTCTGTGCCACCCTCTCCCGCCTCTCTGTCAGGAATGAGTTCTGCCAGGAAATCGTGGACCTTGGGGGCTTAAATTTCATGGTGGCTCTGCTGGCTGACTGCATGGAGCACCCG GACGTGGTGAAGCAGGTGCTCAGCGCCATCCGCGCCGTGGCCGGCAACGACGACGTCAAGGATGCCATCGTGGACGCCGGGGCCACCGACCTCATCGTGCTGGCCATCAGCCACCACCTGGGCAACCCTCAG ATctgtgagcagggctgtgcagccctgtgCATGCTGGCCCTGCGCAAGCCCGAGAACTGCGGCGTCATCATGGAGAGCGGCGGGGccttggcagctctgcaggccaTGAAGGCTCACCCACGAGAGGTGGCTGTGCAG GCAGCGACTCAGTGCAGCCCTTTGTCAccctga
- the ARMC6 gene encoding armadillo repeat-containing protein 6 isoform X2: MGSKQISQETFDDAVQENIAEFEMEPEEAVREAVQQFESQGVDLSNIVKAVRPPASENGQSQKHQILLTLECLGRAVAERDVAQLPEQLSALAAQCKEQPALRYVAGQNGACPAVLSACQLAAPDRALLLQAFSTLATLLDGQPDLLDAAGRELLLRCLRERRGDAEVTLAGIRCVRHACLKHEHNRQGFVKGGVLPLLTGAIAQHGSSAEVVRTAASALRVMTFDDDIRVPFGHAHDHAKMIVLENDGLRVLIEAAKAFTDNSGVLSELCATLSRLSVRNEFCQEIVDLGGLNFMVALLADCMEHPDVVKQVLSAIRAVAGNDDVKDAIVDAGATDLIVLAISHHLGNPQICEQGCAALCMLALRKPENCGVIMESGGALAALQAMKAHPREVAVQQACMLIRNLVSRSRDLSRPILEMGAELLITEARAAHRDCDDVARAALRDLGCKVELRELWTGQKGGLAQ, encoded by the exons ATGGGCTCCAAGCAGATCAGCCAGGAGACGTTCGATGACGCGGTGCAGGAGAACATCGCCGAGTTCGAGATGGAGCCCGAGGAGGCCGTGAGGGAAGCGGTGCAGCAGTTCGAGTCCCAAG GTGTGGACCTGAGCAATATTGTGAAAGCTGTGCGACCTCCTGCCTCTGAGAACGGGCAGAGTCAAAAGCATCAAATCCTGCTG ACCCTGGAGTGCCTGGGCAGAGCCGTGGCAGAGCGGGACGTGGCCCAGCTGCCCGAGCAGCTGTCGGCCTTGGCGGCGCAGTGCAAGGAGCAGCCGGCCTTGCGCTACGTGGCCGGCCAGAACGGCGCCTGCCCCGCCGTGCTCTCCGCCTGCCAGCTGGCCGCCCCGGACAGGGCTTTGCTGCTCCAAGCCTTCTCCACGCTGGCCACGCTGCTGGACGGGCAGCCAGACCTGCTGGacgcggcggggcgggagctgctgctgcgctgcctgcgggagcggcgcggggaCGCCGAGGTGACGCTGGCCGGGATCCGCTGCGTGCGCCACGCCTGCCTCAAGCACGAGCACAACAGGCAGGGCTTCGTCAAGGGTGGCGTCCTCCCTCTCCTCACCGGGGCCATCGCCCAGCACGGCAGCAGCGCTGAGGTGGTCAGGACGGCGGCCTCGGCCCTCAGGGTGATGACCTTCGACGACGACATCCGTGTGCCCTTCGGTCACGCCCACGACCACGCCAAGATGATTGTCTTGGAGAACGATGGGCTGAGAGTCCTCATCGAGGCTGCAAAAG CCTTCACGGATAACTCCGGGGTTCTCAGTGAGCTCTGTGCCACCCTCTCCCGCCTCTCTGTCAGGAATGAGTTCTGCCAGGAAATCGTGGACCTTGGGGGCTTAAATTTCATGGTGGCTCTGCTGGCTGACTGCATGGAGCACCCG GACGTGGTGAAGCAGGTGCTCAGCGCCATCCGCGCCGTGGCCGGCAACGACGACGTCAAGGATGCCATCGTGGACGCCGGGGCCACCGACCTCATCGTGCTGGCCATCAGCCACCACCTGGGCAACCCTCAG ATctgtgagcagggctgtgcagccctgtgCATGCTGGCCCTGCGCAAGCCCGAGAACTGCGGCGTCATCATGGAGAGCGGCGGGGccttggcagctctgcaggccaTGAAGGCTCACCCACGAGAGGTGGCTGTGCAG CAGGCGTGCATGCTGATCCGGAACCTGGTGTCGCGCAGCCGGGACCTGTCGCGGCCCATCCTGGAGATGGGAGCGGAGCTGCTGATCACGGAGGCGCGCGCCGCGCACCGGGACTGCGACGACGTGGCCAGGGCTGCCCTCAGGGACCTGGGCTGCAAGGTGGAGCTGCGGGAGCTCTGGACGGGCCAGAAGGGCGGCCTGGCTCAGTGA
- the ARMC6 gene encoding armadillo repeat-containing protein 6 isoform X1: protein MGSKQISQETFDDAVQENIAEFEMEPEEAVREAVQQFESQGVDLSNIVKAVRPPASENGQSQKHQILLTLECLGRAVAERDVAQLPEQLSALAAQCKEQPALRYVAGQNGACPAVLSACQLAAPDRALLLQAFSTLATLLDGQPDLLDAAGRELLLRCLRERRGDAEVTLAGIRCVRHACLKHEHNRQGFVKGGVLPLLTGAIAQHGSSAEVVRTAASALRVMTFDDDIRVPFGHAHDHAKMIVLENDGLRVLIEAAKAFTDNSGVLSELCATLSRLSVRNEFCQEIVDLGGLNFMVALLADCMEHPDVVKQVLSAIRAVAGNDDVKDAIVDAGATDLIVLAISHHLGNPQICEQGCAALCMLALRKPENCGVIMESGGALAALQAMKAHPREVAVQKQACMLIRNLVSRSRDLSRPILEMGAELLITEARAAHRDCDDVARAALRDLGCKVELRELWTGQKGGLAQ, encoded by the exons ATGGGCTCCAAGCAGATCAGCCAGGAGACGTTCGATGACGCGGTGCAGGAGAACATCGCCGAGTTCGAGATGGAGCCCGAGGAGGCCGTGAGGGAAGCGGTGCAGCAGTTCGAGTCCCAAG GTGTGGACCTGAGCAATATTGTGAAAGCTGTGCGACCTCCTGCCTCTGAGAACGGGCAGAGTCAAAAGCATCAAATCCTGCTG ACCCTGGAGTGCCTGGGCAGAGCCGTGGCAGAGCGGGACGTGGCCCAGCTGCCCGAGCAGCTGTCGGCCTTGGCGGCGCAGTGCAAGGAGCAGCCGGCCTTGCGCTACGTGGCCGGCCAGAACGGCGCCTGCCCCGCCGTGCTCTCCGCCTGCCAGCTGGCCGCCCCGGACAGGGCTTTGCTGCTCCAAGCCTTCTCCACGCTGGCCACGCTGCTGGACGGGCAGCCAGACCTGCTGGacgcggcggggcgggagctgctgctgcgctgcctgcgggagcggcgcggggaCGCCGAGGTGACGCTGGCCGGGATCCGCTGCGTGCGCCACGCCTGCCTCAAGCACGAGCACAACAGGCAGGGCTTCGTCAAGGGTGGCGTCCTCCCTCTCCTCACCGGGGCCATCGCCCAGCACGGCAGCAGCGCTGAGGTGGTCAGGACGGCGGCCTCGGCCCTCAGGGTGATGACCTTCGACGACGACATCCGTGTGCCCTTCGGTCACGCCCACGACCACGCCAAGATGATTGTCTTGGAGAACGATGGGCTGAGAGTCCTCATCGAGGCTGCAAAAG CCTTCACGGATAACTCCGGGGTTCTCAGTGAGCTCTGTGCCACCCTCTCCCGCCTCTCTGTCAGGAATGAGTTCTGCCAGGAAATCGTGGACCTTGGGGGCTTAAATTTCATGGTGGCTCTGCTGGCTGACTGCATGGAGCACCCG GACGTGGTGAAGCAGGTGCTCAGCGCCATCCGCGCCGTGGCCGGCAACGACGACGTCAAGGATGCCATCGTGGACGCCGGGGCCACCGACCTCATCGTGCTGGCCATCAGCCACCACCTGGGCAACCCTCAG ATctgtgagcagggctgtgcagccctgtgCATGCTGGCCCTGCGCAAGCCCGAGAACTGCGGCGTCATCATGGAGAGCGGCGGGGccttggcagctctgcaggccaTGAAGGCTCACCCACGAGAGGTGGCTGTGCAG AAGCAGGCGTGCATGCTGATCCGGAACCTGGTGTCGCGCAGCCGGGACCTGTCGCGGCCCATCCTGGAGATGGGAGCGGAGCTGCTGATCACGGAGGCGCGCGCCGCGCACCGGGACTGCGACGACGTGGCCAGGGCTGCCCTCAGGGACCTGGGCTGCAAGGTGGAGCTGCGGGAGCTCTGGACGGGCCAGAAGGGCGGCCTGGCTCAGTGA